One genomic segment of Ctenopharyngodon idella isolate HZGC_01 chromosome 7, HZGC01, whole genome shotgun sequence includes these proteins:
- the LOC127515841 gene encoding troponin I, fast skeletal muscle-like, with protein sequence MSEKKMTSSRRHHLKSLLLQIAHGLLEEEAAEAEQEKQQYMEENCPALSLPGSMQELQELCRKLHQQIDAIDEQRYDMETKVAKSNKEIDDLKIKVQDLKGKFKKPVLKKVRMSADAMLQALLGSKHKVSLDLRANLKQVKKEVKEEEKEAVGDWRKNIEDKAGMDGRKKMFESEA encoded by the exons ATGTCTGA GAAAAAGATGACGTCCAGCCGTAGGCACCATTTGAAG AGCTTGTTGCTTCAGATCGCTCATGGGCTTTTGGAGGAAGAGGCAGCTGAGGCAgaacaagaaaaacaacaatacaTGGAAGAGAACTGCCCTGCTCTCTCACTGCCTGGAAGCATGCAGGAActacag GAACTGTGTAGGAAGTTGCACCAGCAGATTGATGCCATTGATGAACAAAGATACGATATGGAGACCAAAGTGGCCAAGTCAAACAAGGAG ATTGATGATCTGAAGATAAAGGTTCAGGACCTGAAAGGTAAATTTAAGAAACCCGTTCTGAAGAAAGTGCGTATGTCTGCTGATGCCATGCTGCAGGCCCTGCTGGGCTCCAAACACAAAGTGTCTCTGGACCTGAGAGCCAACCTTAAACAGGTCAAGAAAGAGGTCAAGGAGGAG GAGAAGGAGGCAGTGGGAGACTGGCGTAAAAACATCGAGGATAAGGCCGGTATGGATGGCAGGAAGAAGATGTTTGAGTCTGAGGCCTAA